Below is a window of Leptospira stimsonii DNA.
TTTTATCCGTTATTGGGGAAAGGAAGGAGAAAAAGACGCGCTCGAGTTGATCCAGACTTCCCTTCCTAACCCCGAAGTTTATAAGAAGGTTTACAAACAAGCCTCTCCATTTATCCGGAAACGTCACAGAACAAACCTGATGCTTTCCAAAAAATACAACTATAGAATGTTTCAGACCGACGACGAACAATATTCCTATATTCGAAAGTTGGCCGTCGAAGACAGAATCTTTCCTTTAAAGGGAAATCTACTCGGCAATACGACTCTTCTCGGCATCGGAAACACTTTGAAAAAAGTCGGCCACAAGGTGGGAATCATTTATTTCAGCAACGCGGAAGAATACTTCGCCTATCCGCAGGAATTTAAGAATTCGCTTATCAATCTTCCGGTGGATGAGAAATCTCTCGTAGTAAGAACGATTTCCGTTCGGAGAGATTTGTTTCCTTGGTCGCCCGGCTCTGAAATTTCCACAGACCGCGGATTTCACTACTGCGTGCAAAAAATATCAAACTTTCAGAAATGGCTCTCGAGCAACAAACCGGGACTTCGTTCTCTACAAGTGATGGTGGAAGGCGGAACCGTGGATAAAAAGAACGGAATTACAGTCGTCGACAAGGAACCCGTAGTTGCGGCCCCACCGACAACGGCGCCTAAAACACAACCTACATCCAACACATCCGCTCCTCAGTAAAACCGAATGGGTTGGAAATTCAGAAAGG
It encodes the following:
- a CDS encoding LIC_10091 family lipoprotein, which translates into the protein MLNNSKLGIYFILILFSFGFSFCSGSEKVKETRSLSEESLVSKIGILRETPQEILVPTKWDVGDTTVSNEDRLDLLIPHVQNVGNAYIGVGSEQNLTIAAWAKSDFIYLMDFTQIVVHANEITVLFLKKGEKKEDFIRYWGKEGEKDALELIQTSLPNPEVYKKVYKQASPFIRKRHRTNLMLSKKYNYRMFQTDDEQYSYIRKLAVEDRIFPLKGNLLGNTTLLGIGNTLKKVGHKVGIIYFSNAEEYFAYPQEFKNSLINLPVDEKSLVVRTISVRRDLFPWSPGSEISTDRGFHYCVQKISNFQKWLSSNKPGLRSLQVMVEGGTVDKKNGITVVDKEPVVAAPPTTAPKTQPTSNTSAPQ